The following are from one region of the Malassezia vespertilionis chromosome 4, complete sequence genome:
- a CDS encoding uncharacterized protein (COG:G; CAZy:GT15; EggNog:ENOG503NUKP), with protein MSAGQHDAKLSASGAHRVPAKTFMDGLHTLEDVRKYAHVGFDGNLYPPTFYPAEVNKLPRARAAFLVLARNSDADDLRETMRAVEDRFNRKFGYPWIFLNNEPFDDDFKNEIKRWTRAKVEFGVIPKEHWSYPDHIDQVHAAAQREMLEENDVIYGGSESYRHMCRFNSGFFYDHPLTQNLDYYWRVEPETRLYCDIDYDPFLFMYLNNKKYGFTITIQEFEETIPTLWPKTRDFIADHPEYIAKDDARWFITDDGPDGSFDQDYNLCHFWSNFEIADLNFFRGKAYRDYFEFLDKDGGFFYERWGDAPVHSIAASLFLNRSELHHFEDIGYFHPGATHCPANKRLFHDTGKCLCKPDESDDLDEYLCMRQWWRTSIEGEPKRD; from the exons ATGTCG GCAGGCCAGCACGACGCCAAACtcagcgcgagcggcgcacaccGCGTGCCCGCGAAAACGTTTATGGATGGATTACATACGTTGGAGGATGTACGCAAGTATGCGCACGTTGGATTTGATGGGAACCTCTACCCTCCGACATTTTATCCGGCAGAAGTAAATAAGCTTccgcgcgctcgtgcggcgTTCCTTGTCCTTGCGAGGAACAGCGATGCGGACGACTTGCGTGAGACAATGCGTGCGGTGGAAGACAGGTTTAACCGCAAATTTGGTTATCCATGGATCTTTTTGAACAATGAGCCGTTCGATGACGACTTTAAAAATGAGATCAAGCGATGGACGCGTGCCAAGGTAGAGTTTGGTGTGATTCCCAAGGAGCACTGGAGCTATCCCGACCACATCGACCAGGTGCATgcggctgcgcagcgcgagatgctGGAAGAAAACGATGTGATTTATGGCGGCTCTGAGTCCTACCGCCACATGTGCCGCTTCAACAGTGGATTCTTTTATGATCATCCGCTCACCCAGAACCTTGACTACTATTGGCGTGTGGAGCCGGAGACCAGGCTATATTGCGATATTGACTACGACCCTTTCCTTTTCATGTATCTGAATAACAAAAAGTATGGGTTCACTATCACCATCCAGGAGTTTGAGGAGACGATTCCCACACTCTGGCCAAAAACCCGCGATTTCATTGCGGACCATCCGGAATATATTGCCAAGGATGATGCGCGCTGGTTCATCACCGACGATGGCCCTGATGGCAGTTTTGACCAGGACTACAACCTGTGCCACTTTTGGAGCAACTTTGAAATTGCCGACCTCAACTTCTTCCGCGGCAAGGCGTACCGCGACTATTTTGAATTTCTCGATAAAGACGGCGGTTTCTTCTATGAGCGATGGGGTGATGCGCCTGTGCACAGCATTGCTGCATCTCTCTTCTTGAATCGCTCAGAGCTGCACCACTTTGAGGATATCGGGTACTTTCACCCCGGCGCCACGCACTGCCCTGCAAACAAGCGCTTGTTCCACGACACGGGCAAATGCCTCTGCAAGCCCGACGAGTCAGATGACTTGGACGAGTATCTATGCATGCGGCAATGGTGGCGCACGTCCATAGAAGGAGAGCCAAAGCGCGACTAA
- a CDS encoding uncharacterized protein (EggNog:ENOG503Q3JU; COG:K): protein MGLFHEPLSAEGMAEIISLQKMADRVPCESFVNIASQPGYSPELAPTYFPPGTGRSRVLQFYTQLLAPNKPRNLSHLRRFELDFYVPDATLRLNLWSDVTKRSQKIGASGGMLILDIVSPLTIYFSDGMYGKMERSIRAHLGDMKEYMVDPHQMPPSPSVSFQSKMPDPVTPRYTTHVVESQRMLQITAFENGWQCQRVGMFRCLLTPYTRVEYAPAPPGMEGNEDGNIPQLVTQLRLQYMCFTTLAQSLFVPMPWRRFNLGAVDIPKDVIEEIIAYGFKREAKRKRAEKRADKGALVEKRVRTDQTQQESGTPQEPLEAPELLAKKESEDEEDLPILDQCFRMNSHSNERLAINEWGMPNSLMYVMHLLDSMSQMSELIDVHCETGVPPLQILHNFDNERQHELRASSSRDPFVAPDLTAPLTSQTLFGVSKKQS from the exons ATGGGCCTCTTCCATGAGCCCCTCTCTGCGGAGGGGATGGCGGAGATCATTAGCCTTCAAAAGATGGCAGATCGAGTGCCGTGCGAGTCATTTGTAAATATAGCGTCGCAACCTGGCTACTCGCCAGAGCTTGCGCCGACGTATTTTCCCCCCGGCACGGGCCGGAGTCGGGTACTACAGTTCTATAcacagctgcttgcgccgaacaagccgcgcaatctttcgcacttgcgccggtTTGAACTGGATTTCTACGTGCCAGACGCGACGTTGCGCCTGAATTTATGGAGCGACGTGACAAAGCGATCACAGAAAATTGGTGCGTCGGGAGGAATGCTTATCCTAGATATTGTATCGCCCCTCACCATCTACTTTAGCGACGGGATGTATGGTAAAATGGAACGCTCGATTcgcgcgcaccttggcgaTATGAAGGAGTACATGGTTGATCCTCACCAAATGCCGCCCAGCCCTTCCGTGTCATTCCAATCCAAAATGCCGGACCCCGTCACTCCGCGCTACACGACCCATGTCGTGGAGTCCCAACGTATGCTGCAGATTACCGCGTTTGAAAACGGATGGCAGTGCCAGCGTGTTGGCATGTTCCGGTGCTTACTCACGCCGTATACGCGCGTCGAGtatgcgccggcgccgccgggCATGGAGGGCAACGAGGATGGCAATATTCCGCAACTAGTAACGCAACTGCGCTTGCAGTACATGTGCTTTACGACGCTTGCCCAGTCACTGTTTGTGCCGATGCCATGGCGGCGCTTCAACTTGGGCGCTGTCGATATCCCCAAGGACGTGATCGAGGAGATTATTGCATACGGCTTTAAGCGCGAGGCGAAACGCAAACGCGcagaaaagcgcgcggatAAAGGCGCTTTAGTAGAAAAGCGCGTCCGCACGGACCAGACCCAGCAGGAGTCGGGGACACCGCAGGAGCCACTTGAAGCGCCAGAGCTTTTGGCGAAAAAGGAGTCtgaggacgaagaggacTTGCCAATATTGGACCAGTGCTTTCGTATGAACTCGCACAGTAACGAGCGCTTGGCAATAAATGAATGGGGCATGCCAAACTCGCTTATGTATGTCATGCAC CTGCTTGACAGCATGTCCCAGATGTCGGAGCTGATTGACGTGCATTGCGAGACGGGCGTGCCGCCACTGC AAATCTTGCACAACTTTGACAACGAACGCCAGCACGAGCTGCGTGCATCCTCCTCGCGAGATCCATTTGTGGCCCCCGACTTGACTGCCCCGCTCACAAGCCAAACCCTATTTGGCGTGTCCAAGAAACAATCGTAG
- the rpb3 gene encoding RNA polymerase II subunit 3 (EggNog:ENOG503NWFI; COG:K) translates to MYVTSKDLIRSNTIDNPYSDEAMYGPIAPRHPDFGKPAGQGMSRELCLTADDPNKPDILLGFAKEHAKWSPVSAIGFEYDPHNALRHTTLWYEHDPKKEWPESKNAREEELPLEGAPFDPNRKANRFYFDVESVGNLHPAEIVETGLSLMEYRTAQIVQELGMLYQPMGAPEGGAYDALGAPAGAETYA, encoded by the exons ATGTATGTGACGTCTAAGGACTTGATACGGAGCAACACCATTGATAACCCTTACTCTGACGAGGCGATGTATGGCCCTATCGCGCCACGCCATCCCGATTTCGGCAAGCCCGCAGGACAAGGTATGTCGCGTGAATTGTGTCTCACTGCAGACGACCCCAACAAGCCTGATATCCTGCTA GGTTTCGCAAAAGAACACGCGAAATGGTCGCCTGTATCTGCGATCGGGTTCGAATACGACCCGCAcaatgcactgcgccacaCCACGCTTTGGTACGAGCACGATCCAAAGAAAGAATGGCCGGAGAgcaaaaatgcgcgcgaggaggAACTGCCGCTTgaaggcgcgccgttcgATCCCAACCGCAAGGCGAATCGGTTTTACTTTGACGTAGAGTCAGTCGGTAATTTGCACCCTGCCGAAATTGTGGAGACG GGCCTCTCTCTAATGGAGTACCGCACAGCACAGATTGTGCAGGAGCTCGGAATGCTCTACCAGCCTATGGGTGCACCAGAAGGTGGCGCCTACGACGCCTTGGGCGCGCCCGCTGGGGCCGAAACGTACGCATAA
- a CDS encoding uncharacterized protein (COG:G; CAZy:GT15; EggNog:ENOG503NUKP), with protein MEELQTMDNIRQHAVKGFDGRLYPPTFYPTEINTMPRAKAGFVVLVRNGDLEEMRSSMRDVEDRFNHEPFNEEFKAGVKKMTRSETRFGLIPKEHWSYPDFIDQDKAADTRRIMTEQRIIYGFSESYRHMCRFNSGFFFHHPLTQDLDYYWRVEPGIKLLCDIDYDPFLFMELNNIKYGFTISMHEYPLTIPTLWNVTREFVKQHPESLAKDNALHFIADDPKKGMDQEYNMCHFWSNFEIADLRFWRSKVYTSYFDFLDHNGGFFYERWGDAPVHSIAASLFLNRSEIHHFEDIGYHHPPWTHCPASVSKFHETGKCLCNPEDSADLGDFFCQWQWWRTSIEGKPDAA; from the exons ATGGAGGAATTGCAAACGATGGACAATATTCGGCAGCACGCGGTGAAAGGCTTTGATGGTCGGCTTTACCCACCCACGTTTTACCCTACCGAGATAAAtaccatgccgcgcgccaaggcgggGTTTGTCGTTTTGGTGCGCAATGGCGATTTGGAGGAGATGCGCAGTAGCATGCGCGATGTCGAGGACAGGTTCAATC ACGAGCCGTTCAATGAGGAATTTAAAGCGGGGGTCAAGAAAATGACGCGCTCCGAGACGCGCTTTGGCCTCATTCCCAAAGAGCACTGGAGCTATCCTGACTTTATTGATCAGGACAAAGCCGCCGATACGCGCAGAATCATGACTGAGCAGCGGATCATCTATGGGTTCTCTGAATCCTACCGGCACATGTGCCGGTTCAACAGCGGCTTCTTTTTCCACCACCCCCTCACCCAGGACCTCGACTACTACTGGCGCGTTGAGCCAGGAATCAAATTGCTTTGCGACATTGACTACGATCCGTTTTTGTTTATGGAGTTGAACAACATCAAGTACGGTTTTACCATCTCGATGCACGAGTATCCGCTCACGATTCCCACCCTCTGGAATGTAACGCGCGAGTTTGTTAAACAGCATCCTGAATCACTCGCAAAGGATAACGCACTGCATTTTATTGCCGACGATCCCAAAAAAGGCATGGACCAGGAGTACAACATGTGCCACTTTTGGAGCAACTTTGAAATCGCCGATTTGCGGTtctggcgcagcaaagTGTACACTAGCTACTTTGATTTCCTCGATCATAATGGCGGCTTCTTTTATGAGCGATGGGGTGATGCGCCTGTGCACAGTATCGCCGCATCACTCTTCTTGAACCGATCGGAAATACATCACTTTGAAGACATTGGCTACCATCATCCGCCGTGGACACATTGCCCCGCCAGCGTCTCGAAGTTCCACGAAACGGGCAAGTGTCTTTGTAATCCAGAGGACTCGGCTGATCTTGGCGATTTTTTCTGCCAGTGGCAGTGGTGGCGCACCTCGATAGAAGGGAAGCCTGATGCTGCGTAA